The genomic DNA atgtccgcaccgggatccgaaccggcgaaccccgggccgaggagaagaggaacgtgcgaatCCAATCGCGGTGCCACGGGACAGGCcccgagattctgcatttctaacaactcctaggtgatgctgatgctgctggtccatggaccacacctTGAGGAGCAAGCCTCTAGAGGACTCTTCACCAATCTCCCGAGGTTTGTGCATCTTCCCAGCCATGAGTGGCCTCTAACTTGACTCTCCAGTTACCTCTCAACTACTTGCTCACACCTCCGGGTTCCCGAAGCCCTTCTCCCAAGACCAAATCCCCTCCCCTGATCTGCCCTGGCCTCTTTTCCTTGCTGATGTCCCAACGGAGGCGTCCGCCGGAAGTCAAGGCCGACTCCCACCCACAGCTGGCGTGGGCGTGGCTCCGCTCAGAGGCCTGCGCACCGGCGTGAGCTTGAGGTCCTGCAGCACTTGGTCCAGGCAGTGGCTCTCACGCAGGTCGGTGCGCACCAGATCGTCCTTGAGTTCCAGCACGCGCCCTGCCACGCTGTCCAACAGGCGCCGCAGCAGCCGCCTCTTTTGCGGCTGCACCATCTGGTCATAGAGGGTGTCGAACCGGCGCAGCAGCCCCAGGTAGTACAGGTATAGCCGTGAGAGCCTGTACTGGAAGGACTGCCGCTCCCGGTCGGGCACGGGTTCGAGCAAGGGCTGCTCTTGGTCCAGCAGCTCTTGTAGGGTCAAGTGAGAGGAGTCCCAGAGGCGTTGGTAAgccctggagaggaagaagtgtgCACCAGGGTGCTCTGAGGAGTGGGGACAGCCAATGGGGGGTGATGGGCGCTGCTGAGCTGTTGAGGAGTGTGAACTCGGGGCTCCAGAAGGTGTAACGTTAAGGTTCCCCATGGTGTCAAAGTGAAATTCGGTGAGGTGAGGGGTCCTCCGGGGGAATGAGATGATAGTTACAGTGCACACACTGGGGCTTAGAGAATGTGTGAGAGTGGGTCACTGCAGGAAGGGCGTCCGCTAATGGATTAGTAAGGAGAATGAAGAACGGGCATGGCCTTTAGCGGCTCCCTGAAAGGAGGAGGGCTTCTGGAGTCGGCACTTGATCCCTCCAGGGTGAGGGTGCAGCCCAGGGATGCTGCAGTGGTCTGGGATGGTGGGTGGGAAGTGGGGGTGAGGGATGACTGTAGAGAAGGGTCCATTCACTAGAGCAGAGCCCTGGTGCTGGAATTAACAGTCCTAGGGAAGCCTGAAGAGCAAAAGCTGACCACAGGCGGGAGCAGCCGGGGTGGCTGCGTGAATGGCTGGGGCCCAGCACAGaacctccttctccccaccagTCCTTCTCCCCACCCTTCAGCCCCAGCCTGACAGGACCAGGGAGGCATTTTGCTCTTTGCTGTCCCTGCCTTGGGGGCTCTGCTCCAGCTCCTCACTCACCCCTCAGACATGATGCCCACTCTTCACGCTGCCCTTTGTGAGCTGGTCATGGGATCCCCAGAACCTCTGTGGATCCACCCTCCAAAGCCAGAACAGCCTGGCTTTAAGAGTTCTGTCCCATTGTCCCAACGTTCTaaggctgagagaggaggggggTGCAGGTGCAGGATTGGGGACACAATCAGAGGACgtcctggaggcagcatgctGGGAGAGGGTGGAAGCCTTGGAAGGTTAGGGCAGAGTGTGGGGTCAGCTGTGGCTACCTTTctggtgaggatgaaataaaagcATGGTCTCTATTTGAAGTCACCCGGTAACTGTGAGGCTCTGGTGAACGTGGGTCCTAAAGGCGTTGCTCCAACTGCACTTCTCAGTGGGAAGAGCCCTATATTCCTTAATTCAGACCCAGCCTCCTTTATCCTTGTATACAGCTGTCCTGGAGGCAGCAGTGAGGTGAGGGGAGAAGGGCCTGGAGTTGGGGTCAGAAGGCCTGGGCTCATGCTCTGAGGTCGCTAATTCCCCTTGAAGTGAGCACAAGCAGACCTGAATCCCTGGGCCTGATGGTGATTCACATAGTTTGTGCGAACTATACCGTGTGGGAATGACATGAGAAAGTGTAGCAGTCAGACTCAGTGGTGACTAGGGCTCATTCCGAGCCATCTGTGGGTTTCCCAATCACTGCTACAGGCTCAGGAgaccattctttaaaaaatatagaacattatATCCAGACTCTGGTCAGCTGAGGGTAACCTTTATGGCTCAGTGTTAACTCAGGACttatgagtaaataaatatataaggcaCAGGGCAAAGgaaaagggggagaagggaggcagctGCAAAGTGGAGTGAGGGATGAGGAGTTCTCGGATCTTAGTGGGTGCGTGATTTACCTCGTCaagatgcagattctgatcccacaatctgaggtggggcccaagactctgcatttctaacaagctctcaggcaTGTAGATGCGCCTGGTCTCCAAGTCACAACTTGAGTAGCAAGTATGAAACATagtgggagtggggaagagtCGAGGCTCAGGGGCCAGatctccttctagttgtgggaccaAAACGTGGATAATTAGTTCTCAGCTCACAGTATCTTCACCTTCGGCTTGACGTGTGAGAAAATGCACAGGAGGAATGTGGGACTGCAACTCAGCGTGAGCCGTTATCACAGCCTGTGCAGCACATGAAGTTGAAGGCAACAAGCTGAGGCTATCCAGTTAAGAAGGGACCATAAAGGATTCTGAACTTGGTCACTAAATCTTATCCCCTCACCTCACCCCCTTGGAGCATGGGAGAGAATTTATGGCTCATATGCCCACAAGACAGAGAAAAGGcctaatgagagagaaaaagccaaTGAGGCTGAATGTTAAGTGGTGAATTAGGTGAGAGATATGCAAGTGGTCATTGTActttcttgcaatttttctgtgggttttgagatttttcaaaataaaattggggAAGAAAAGTTAGGAGTGTCAAAAACATTCCCACAAGTTGGTTCTGAAATTAAGGGGAAGAGAATGTcaggggaaaacaaaaacatctcCTGGAGCCCTGCAGGTTATTTAGAAGCTGGTTTGGGCCTTCTGTTTTATATCTTGAAGAATACATCTGTGTAgtccctgtgcccagcacaggaCAGAAATGATAGTTTGCCAGAAATGGCATCACAAAACCATGAGCTGAAAGAGTAACACACATGAGGAATTTCCAGCACAGAGAGGCAGTGATGGAAACAGCTGGCAACAGGTCCAGGATTCTAACCCAGATCCCAAGTCCTACTTCAGCTCACTACCAATTAGATATCTGTATGTTTACAAAGCGCTATCAATGTCCCTCATGGGGTACACCcagaaagtagtttttaaaaagtatgaacaAGTTATTATTCCACCTTGGTAGCCATAAAAGGTGATGACACCCTTGCCCCACATCGCGCCTTGCCTCCGCATGTCCCTTTTTGAAATCACCACAGTGCATGGGAGCAGTTCACGCTTTATTGTTAGGCCCCGGGTCACTTGGAGCTGGTGTACTTGGTGACAGCCTTGGTGCCTTCAGACACAGCATGCTTGGCCAgctccccaggcagcagcagaCGCACGGCTGTTTGGACTTCCCGGGATGTCAGTGTGGTTCGGCCCGAGTACTGGGCCAACTGGGCAGCCTCGCCAGCCAGCCGCTCAAACACATCATTCACAAATGAGTTCATGATGCTCATGGCCTTGGAAGAGATGCCGATATCGGGGTGCacctggagaagcagcaggaccACTCTGTTACCCAAGAGGCTGTGCCTGATGCCACAAGCCCCAGCCCCAAGTTGGGGACTGCAGGAAGCCAGAGGCAGGGTGGCAAGGTCGCCTCACCAGCCTCTTCCCAGAGGCCAAGAGATATGGCAATAGGGATTTGGTTTTTTTCTactatttccaaattaaaaaagtTTCTCCCAACCACAAAAGGTCATCTTAATCTTAAGTTCCTTGTATAAGCACATATAAGCATTTACCTTTGACAAACGGAATCACTTACACAGCattctgcttttttcatttaatgcatTTGCATAGTATTCTATAGTATGGATGTATCAGTTTATGTCATCATTCCTCTCCTAATGGATGTTTAGGGCTTTTGCCTGTGTTTTTTGCTATTAGACTGTGTTGTAGTAAATACACATCTTCGAACATTTGTACGAGCATAATGAAGGTTATTCCTAGAGGTGGGACTGTGGGGTCAAAGGGCCTGTGCACTTAACTTGGTAGATTGTTACCAAATTTCTTTCCCGAGAGCACACCTACATGACAAAAACTCAGCAGCAGACTAGGAGTTAGGAGACCCAGGTTCTGTGGCTGTGCCGTGAATCACTGTATGACCTCGAATAAGGCActttcctctgggcctcagtttccttttctgtcccACAAGCTTTTGAACTAGGTGATCTCTAGTAAAACAAAGATAGGGACCTGATAACAATCCTAAAATGTAAGTAGGCAGACAGTAAGCGTTTCTCTGTAAAGGGCAAGATAAGTGATTGCCCAACGACATACATCAAGCCAATGGTGGAGACAGAACCAGAACTCAGGCTTCTCTGGCCCCGCCAACACTCTCCCCACCACCTCTGGTCACCACTGACAGCAGCAAATTTGAGCCAGTACAAGGCTGGTTTGGTCTATACCCCTTGTGCTGTCATCACATCCTGGTCTCCTCAGGGTGGGGGTGAAACAGTAAGTTTCGCAGTATGTGGGTAACTTGCTCCTCAGCTCTCCTCTGTGAGTCCAGTCCTGGTCCAACCCTTCCCTCACAATTTTTGAGTCCCAAAGTCAGGCTAAGCTGCAGGGCTTACTAAtaccctctcccaccccacttTCTTCAGGACGCTGGAGTCTGTCCTCTGATGCTGCCCTCTTGGCCAATCCACCCCACCTCACCCAAGCATTCCCAGAGACCCAGGTTGTCAGGTCACTAAAACTGCCGATGGGATTCAGACTGCAGACAGGTTCCACCTCTGAGATCTAATCTAATGGAGGGTAAGAAGCTTAGGCAGGTTGGAGAGACCCAGGGCAGGCGACATAGCTACCCCGCCTCCTCCTGGCCCCGGCTCTGCCGAGCAGGACAGAGGCCTTGCGGCCAGGCTGTCTTGGACCCTCCACACTGGGTTTGGGTATCCATTGGTGCTCAGAAATGTTTGTCTGCATGTGAGTCCCCGGAATAGGTGCGTCTCGCAGGTGCTCTGGTAGGCTGCATAAATAGAGAGCACCTGTGGGTTCCGGGGTGGAAGTATGTGAGGGGCTTGCCCAGAGCCAGGGGGATCTGACCTCTACTGCTGTCAGGTCATGTGACTCAGTCAACCCATTAAGCCTTTATGGACCTTGGGTCCCTCATCTATAAGGTAGACCAACGCCTTAGCCCCCAAAAGACTGGGTGCCCCTCGTCTGAAAGACTTTTCTCAAGACTTTACACAAATTGCTCCTTGCTCTAGCTACCACTAACTAGTACTTCTTGTTTGTAACATAATGTGTTTGATACCTGATCACCTTTAGcccagcactttctttttttttaaaaaagcttttatttttcctttttctccctaaagccccccccccccccgccccgtacatagttgtgtatttttagttgtgggtccctctagctgtggcatgtgggacactgccccagcatggcctgatgagcggtgccatgtccacgcccaggattcaaactggcgaaaccccgggccgccgaagccgagTGCGTGAatccaaccactcagccacggggctggcccagcccAGCACTTTCTTGTAGTCCTCCCTGTCTTTTAATTATGACCCACTTAGCATTCCACATAATCATCTTTCTGTCCAAAAGCCCTGTAAGCCTCTGAACTATGGCAGGGAGCATGCTTTAAATGTCTCCTGCACGTCACAGGTGCACAATAGATGCTGAGAGGTGTAGGGACCTCCAAGATCAAGGGTGACCACCTTAAAGAGGGACACGGTGTGCCTGAGGTGACTCGCCTCAGTGCCAGGACTAAACCAAGTCCAGACTCTCCATTCAGCACCCTTTCAAGGCTCTTTTGCCAATacattccacacacacacacaagctagCTCCCCACTCTCACCTGCTTCAGCACCTTGTAGATATACATTGAGTAGGTTTCTTTGCGCCGGCTACGCTTTTTGGACTTCTTGTCCCCAGAACTACAGCCCCTTCGGCCCCCAGACTGATGCTGTTGTCCATGCTCAGTACTCATCCTCCTGCTCCTCGTAACAGCCACTTTCTGCTCCTTGGGGGCTACTTTTATGAAGTCAGCTGCCCACCAGGTGGGCCTGGGAGCCAGCACCTGGGATGGAGGGGTGGGGCTTGGCCCAGCTCTATCCAGAACATGCTCCGGGTTAATCTTGAAAGAGACTAattgctccctcctctccccattgGGATTTTCTGTCTCTGAATAAGAAACCCTTCATCAGCCCCCTCCTTCACTGGATCATCTCCCAGTGTATTACACACTTGTTAGAGTTCACACGCCACCAAACCATGCCATGCAATCACTCAGCACCCACTGTGCTCGGCATGGCTCAAAGTGCTGGGGAGCGTCAGAAGGAACACAAGGCACGCTCCCCCCATACAGCCCTACAGTACAGCTGAAGACAAGAATGGTTCACATCAAACAATTAGGGTGGAGTAAAAGGGCTAAAGTGTGTGGTAGGGACAgagtccagaaaagaaaaatgagcgaGGGCTGCAGTAGCCAGGGGAGGCTTCATGGGATAGACTTGAAG from Equus quagga isolate Etosha38 chromosome 8, UCLA_HA_Equagga_1.0, whole genome shotgun sequence includes the following:
- the LOC124243865 gene encoding histone H2B type 2-E1: MSTEHGQQHQSGGRRGCSSGDKKSKKRSRRKETYSMYIYKVLKQVHPDIGISSKAMSIMNSFVNDVFERLAGEAAQLAQYSGRTTLTSREVQTAVRLLLPGELAKHAVSEGTKAVTKYTSSK